TTCGGCAAGATTGCTTCGGCGATCCCGGGTGCGAGCGAAGCCGCAGCGTCGGGTGCGGTTGCAAATGAGCCAGCCGGTGGTGGCGGCGGCGGAATGCTAGGCAAGCTGGCCGGAATGGCATCGAGCGCACTGGGCGAATCAGCTGGCGGTGGCCTGGAACTCGGCGCGGCGCTTTCGAGTGCTGGAATCGAAAGTGACAAGCTGGGCAGCTTCCTGTCGACAGTCATCGCATTCTTGAAAGAAAAAGCGGGCCCAGAAGTCATGGACCAGGTTTTGGCTAAGTTCCCAATGCTAAAAACGCTGTTAGGCTAAGGACGCGTTCGAAAATAGCTCCGGCTTTGAAATGCTCAGTATCACCCTCTCGCTTGCGGGAGGGTCGGACGCGGTAGCGGCACCAGACTCTCCCAAGAGGAGAGTGACATCCCAACAATCAACTGCGACTCGGTCGAATAGCGAATGAAATACGCGATCTGCAACGAAACGTTTGGCGACTGGTCGCTCGACCGCGCACTCGAGCTCTCCCGAGCCAACGGGTACACGGGATGGGAAGTCGCGCCGTTCATGTTGACTGACGACATCAACACATTCTCGTCGTCGGACCGCCAAGCGTATCGCAAGCAGGTGGAATCGGCAGACATGCAGATCATCGGCCTTCACTGGCTGCTTGCCAAAACGAAAGGCTTTCACCTGACTACCCCCGACGAAGACACTCGCCAGCGCACCGCCAAACATCTGATCAATTTGGCTCAGTTGTGCGCCGATCTTGGTGGCGACTTGATGGTGCTTGGCTCGCCCCAACAGCGCAACTTCCCGGCTGAACAGTTCGTGCAGTCAGCGATGCAGAACGCTGCCGAGGTACTGCAAGCTGTTGCACCGGAGCTCGAAAAAACGGGCATCAAGATTGCAATCGAACCGCTCGGCCGTGGCGAAGGCAACTTTTTGAACACGGCCGCCGATGGTCGCCGCTTGATGGCGATGGTCGACAGCCCCAAGGTTCAATTGCACCTCGACGTCAAAGCCATGAGCGACGAACCGACGCCGACCCCGCAGATCATTCGCGATAATGCCGACGCGATGATCCACTTCCACGCCAATGACCCGAACCTTTTGGGTCCTGGGATGGGTGACGTTGCGTTTGGCCCAATCTTCGATGCGCTGCGCGACGTGAAGTACGACGGGTGGGTCAGCGTCGAGGTGTTTGACTATTCGCCGGGCGTAGAAACGTTGGTCGAGACCAGCATGAAAAACATGCTGGCCGCCAATGTTGCCTGAGTGCATCGCAGCGTGCCTGAGTGCACCGCAGCGTGCCTGAGTGCACCGCAGCGTGATTGAAACCCAACGCGCACATGACGCATCCGCAACCTCGCTCAAGCGAGATTACTTGCTGGCGCGTTGCCGACTGCCGCGCAGTGCTGCGGCGACGCAAAGTACTAGGCTAGCGACCATCACGACTGGCAGGACGTGGCTCGGTTCAGTGACGTAGTGTGTCGGTCCCGGCTCGCCATGACCCGGATGGGCTTGTGCCATCAAAGTCGATGATAGAGCTGAAACGGTAAGGACAGCAGCGCGAAAGAAGGTGCTCACAAAATGGTCCGCGGGCGAAGAGGAAACGATGGGTTGATTGGTTTGCTGTACCTTCTATGCCGATCAGCCGTTTCTGTCGAGCCATAGAGGGTCCGGTTCTAACGAACTTGCCGGTTGGACGCCCCCCGAAACGCTCGTTTCCGTTCGGGTGGTGTCGATTGTGCCGCAGAATCTAACGGAACTGGGCTTGAAACGCCACGACGACGAAACAAACGACAAGTGGATGTTTCCTTCGCTGGCATGACCCGAAATCGATGAAGTGCAAAAAGGTCCCCCTTTCAACGCTAAAAGC
The DNA window shown above is from Rubripirellula reticaptiva and carries:
- a CDS encoding DUF2780 domain-containing protein is translated as MDELIAQLTGKLGIDESVAKAATGKALAMVKQHAGDDLFGKIASAIPGASEAAASGAVANEPAGGGGGGMLGKLAGMASSALGESAGGGLELGAALSSAGIESDKLGSFLSTVIAFLKEKAGPEVMDQVLAKFPMLKTLLG
- a CDS encoding sugar phosphate isomerase/epimerase family protein; the protein is MKYAICNETFGDWSLDRALELSRANGYTGWEVAPFMLTDDINTFSSSDRQAYRKQVESADMQIIGLHWLLAKTKGFHLTTPDEDTRQRTAKHLINLAQLCADLGGDLMVLGSPQQRNFPAEQFVQSAMQNAAEVLQAVAPELEKTGIKIAIEPLGRGEGNFLNTAADGRRLMAMVDSPKVQLHLDVKAMSDEPTPTPQIIRDNADAMIHFHANDPNLLGPGMGDVAFGPIFDALRDVKYDGWVSVEVFDYSPGVETLVETSMKNMLAANVA